One Longimicrobiales bacterium genomic window, GTCCAAGGCGAACGGAACGAAGGACTACACCTACGACTCGTGCATCGTCAGCAATGCTGCCAACGGCATGGCAAAGCTGAATCAGATCTCGAATACGTGGGCCGACAACCTGTCGACCTGGTAAATGAAAATGCTCATACAGGTACGGGCGCTGTTGCCGATAAGAACCTTGACTCACACGTGTGTGCGGAGTACGATGTTGCACCAACCTGTGCAGGCATCGTCTCCCTTCATAATCAAGACTGAGTCCGTGTAATGGGACTGTTTGGCCGGAGCAAGCTGTCGGCGGGGCTCGACATCGGTAGCGGCATAGTGAAACTCGTCGTCATCGATCACTCGAAGCCGGAGCCGGAGATCGTGCAGGTCGCCACGAGTTCGCTCGTTCCAGACGCGATCGTCGAGGGCGAGATCATGGATCCCGTGCTGGTCGCGGAGACCGTGCGTTCGCTCATCGCGAGCGCGGGACTCAAGACCAAGAACGTCGTCGCGGCGGTCGGCGGTCACGATGTGATCGTCAAGAAGATTCCGATGGACCGCATGAGCCAGACCGACGCGGCCGAGGTCATCCGCTGGGAGGCGGAGCAGCACGTGCCGTTCGACATGGAGAACGTCCAGCTCGATTTCCAGATCCTCGATCCCGATGAGGACACGCCGCAGATGGCCGTGCTGCTCGTAGCGGCAAAGCGCGAGCTGATCGAGAACCGCATGAGTCTGCTGACGGATGCCGGCCTCGAGCCGGGGGTCATTGACGTCGAGGCGTTCGCGCTGAACAACGCGTTCGATCGCAACTATCCGGGTGTGCGCGACGGGCTCGTGGCACTGGTCAACATCGGACACGAGACGACGAACGTGAATCTCATTGCAAACGGTGCTCCCGTTCTCGTGCGCGACGTGCCCTTTGGCACGCGGCGACTGCGCGAATCACTTCAGCGCGAGCGTGGCATGACGGCGGATCGCGCGGAAGAAGTTCTGAACGGCCGTGAGGATCCGGCGGCATTGCGGTCCCTGCTGGATGAGCGCGTTGACGAGCTGGCGGTCGGGATCGAGCGTGCGGTTGCGTTCATCCTGGCGCAGTCGGGCGGCGAGGGAGTGCGCCGCGTGTACCTGTCGGGAGGCGGTGCCGGCATTCCAGGCATCGTTGATGTGGTCGCCGCACGCATGAGTGTGCCCGCAGAGGTCGCGAATCCGCTGCTGCGCGTCGCGATCCTGCCGGAAGTGATGGAACGCGTACCCATGGAGCAGTTGGCGCCGATGCTGATGCTCCCGGTCGGACTCGCCCTGCGCCAGGCTTAGGAGGCGGCGTGATAGAGATCAACCTGTTACCGGGCTCGACGAAGAAGCGCGGCGGCAAGCGAGGCAAGGCCCCGCGCCGCGCCACCGGTGCGGCTGCCGCCGCACCCAAGCTGCCGGAGTTCGACCGCACGAAGGCCATGGTCCTCGGCGGCTGGGTGCTGGGCGTCGCGATCATCGCGTGGCTCCACCTGGGCATGAACTCCCGGCTGGACACCCTCCGCACCGACACCGAGACGGCTGTGCGCGACTCGATCAGGTTTGCGGCCCTGCGAGCACAGGGGGACTCGCTCCAGGCACAGGAGCGCGCGATCGGTCAGAAGCTGCAGGTGATCCAGGAGATCGATGCCGGCCGCTACATCTGGCCGCACATCCTCGACGAGGTCAGCCGCGCACTGCCGCCCTATGTCTGGGTGGTCAATCTGACCGAGGCGTTCTCCGAGGCAGGTGTGCCGCGCGTGCGCATGGAGGGTCGGGCGGGCAACTACCTGGCCATCGGCCGCTACATCGAGGATCTCGAGGCGTCGCCGTTCCTTTACCAGGTGCGCCTCATTTCCTCGGCCCAGACGACCGTGGATCAGCGCACCGTGCTCGGCTTCATTGTAGAAGCTTCATATGAGGAGCCGGCGCCGGACATGATACAGACCGTACCGCTCTTCGGAGCCGCATCGGGGGAGAACTGACATGGCTTTGCTGCCACAGGACCCGCAGAAGCAGAAGCTGGTGCTGGCAGGACTGCTGCCCGTTCTGCTCGCGTTCGGCTACTACTACTTCTACCACACGAAGCGTGTGACGGAAGCGGAAGCGCTCCAGGCCAATGTCGACCGCCTGGAGGCGAGCAATGCCGGGATGCGCCAGATCGTGGGCCGCTTCGGCCAGGACTTCCAGCAGCGCCTGGCGATCTATCAGGCACACGTCGAGCAGCTCGAGCAGCTGATCCCGCGGCGCGAGGATGTGCCGGTGCTGATCAGCCAGATAACTACGCGGGCACAGGATCTCGGCGTCGAGCTGGCAGCCCTGAACCCCGCGGCTGAAGAGCCCGGCGAGTTCTACTCGCGCCAGACATACGAGCTCCAGGTGCTCGGCACGTATCACGGTATCGGCGAATACATGACCGCGATCGGTTCATTGCCGCGCATCGTGAAGGCGACGGAGTTCAAGGTGAACACCGACCAGCCGGCAACCGAGCCCGGCGAGTCGCCACGGCTCCGCGCCATGTTCCGCATCGAGACGTTCATCGTTCCCGACCCGGGCACGGTCAGGGACACAGCTGCTGTCGGGGAGGTCGCCAATGCGAACGATTGATCGCATCTTTCTAACGGGCCTGATCGCCCTCGCGGCAGCGGCACCGGCACGTGCACAGGAGCCAGCGCCGCCGGCCGCGACACCACCGGCCACTCCGCCGGCGACGGTCGTTCAGGCGGACGATCCGAAGCTCGTGTTCGAGCGCGAGGTCTTCGCCTATCCGGGCCGGGCGCGGCGCGACCCGTTCATGCCGCTCACGGGGCAGAATGCAGGTGTGATGTTCTCGGATCTGAAGCTGCACATGATC contains:
- a CDS encoding PilN domain-containing protein — encoded protein: MIEINLLPGSTKKRGGKRGKAPRRATGAAAAAPKLPEFDRTKAMVLGGWVLGVAIIAWLHLGMNSRLDTLRTDTETAVRDSIRFAALRAQGDSLQAQERAIGQKLQVIQEIDAGRYIWPHILDEVSRALPPYVWVVNLTEAFSEAGVPRVRMEGRAGNYLAIGRYIEDLEASPFLYQVRLISSAQTTVDQRTVLGFIVEASYEEPAPDMIQTVPLFGAASGEN
- the pilO gene encoding type 4a pilus biogenesis protein PilO, whose amino-acid sequence is MALLPQDPQKQKLVLAGLLPVLLAFGYYYFYHTKRVTEAEALQANVDRLEASNAGMRQIVGRFGQDFQQRLAIYQAHVEQLEQLIPRREDVPVLISQITTRAQDLGVELAALNPAAEEPGEFYSRQTYELQVLGTYHGIGEYMTAIGSLPRIVKATEFKVNTDQPATEPGESPRLRAMFRIETFIVPDPGTVRDTAAVGEVANAND
- the pilM gene encoding type IV pilus assembly protein PilM, giving the protein MGLFGRSKLSAGLDIGSGIVKLVVIDHSKPEPEIVQVATSSLVPDAIVEGEIMDPVLVAETVRSLIASAGLKTKNVVAAVGGHDVIVKKIPMDRMSQTDAAEVIRWEAEQHVPFDMENVQLDFQILDPDEDTPQMAVLLVAAKRELIENRMSLLTDAGLEPGVIDVEAFALNNAFDRNYPGVRDGLVALVNIGHETTNVNLIANGAPVLVRDVPFGTRRLRESLQRERGMTADRAEEVLNGREDPAALRSLLDERVDELAVGIERAVAFILAQSGGEGVRRVYLSGGGAGIPGIVDVVAARMSVPAEVANPLLRVAILPEVMERVPMEQLAPMLMLPVGLALRQA